The proteins below are encoded in one region of Carettochelys insculpta isolate YL-2023 chromosome 32, ASM3395843v1, whole genome shotgun sequence:
- the LOC142004526 gene encoding ribonuclease-like: protein MAPRPTFLLTLALLGACVALTLGVPCKPLNDFFQQQHLDFPKTNATDSNAYCNTMMWDRRLYFQRTHTFLNAPSEEIGRVCEEGGLASGPNQHTSRRSFPITICSFSFWGISYTGIATTGKLVLACCRKLPVLFVKHMQDQP from the coding sequence ATGGCACCCCGCCCCACGTTCCTGctcaccctggccctgctgggtgcCTGCGTGGCACTGACCCTTGGGGTGCCATGCAAGCCACTGAACGActtcttccagcagcagcacctggacttCCCCAAGACCAACGCTACCGACAGCAACGCCTACTGCAACACGATGATGTGGGACCGGAGGCTGTACTTCCAGAGAACCCACACCTTCCTCAACGCGCCGAGCGAGGAAATCGGCCGCGTCTGTGAAGAGGGGGGCCTGGCCAGCGGGCCCAACCAGCACACGAGCAGGCGGTCCTTCCCCATCACCATCTGCAGCTTCAGCTTCTGGGGCATTTCCTACACCGGCATCGCGACCACCGGGAAGCTGGTCCTCGCCTGCTGCCGCAAACTGCCGGTTCTCTTTGTGAAGCACATGCAGGACCAGCCCTAG